The genomic window TTAACTTTTTAACAGATCATGCCCGAACCACAGCGGTGCTTTGTACGGCCACCCAGCCGGTGCTTAACAGTGTCAACAAAGAATACGGTGCGCTTGATATTCCTGCGGGAAATGAACTGGCGGGTGATACCGCCGACCTTTTTAAAGAACTAAAAAGAGTAGACATTGAAAACAAGACCCGGCCTGGTGGCTGGACCAAAGAACAGATTGCCGAGATAGCGGTCGCCCAGGTTCAGAAAAAAGGCAATTGCCTTGTAATTGTAAATACCAAGGAGTGGGCAAGGCAGCTGTATAAAAGATGTGAAGATCTAATCAGCCAGACAGACGAAAACATTGTTTTCCATTTAAGTACAAGTCTTTGTCCCGCACACCGGACTAAAATTCTGGATGCTATCAGACAACGCCTGGATAACGAACTTCCGTTACTTTGTATATCAACACAGCTCATTGAAGCAGGCGTTGATGTCGATTTTAATTCTGTGATTCGATTTCTGGCAGGTCTCGACTCCATTGCCCAGGCGGCAGGCCGCTGCAACCGGAACGGGAATAATGACATTTCCCAGGTGTATGTAGTCAACCCTGACAATGAATCCATTGATTTGCTGACAGATATAAAAACAGGCCGGGATAAGGCCGAACGGGTTCTGGAAGAAAAAGGACATGAAGATTTTTTAAGTCCGATTTCAATGGACAGATATTTCTCTTACTATTTTTATGAACGAGCAGATCAAATGACATATCCCCTGACGGCAAAGCAGGCAGGAAGACAAGATACATTACTGAATCTGTTAAGCAACAATCCACTCAATGTCGGACGGGAAAACGATATTCAGAAAGCCACTTTCAGTCTACAGCAGTCTTTCAAAACAGCTGGTAAGGTATTTAAATCAATTGATGCACCGACCCAGGCAATAATTGTTCAATACAAAGAAGGGAAAAGTATTGTGGCAGACCTTTGTGCTGCACCAGAACCCGCCCAAGCATATTCACTACTAAAAAAGGCACAAAAATACAGTGTCAACCTGTTTCCCAATGTCTGGGATAAATTAGTCAAAGCCCAGGCCGTACTCCCTGTTCAGCAAGGGGAAGAGATTTATTACTTGGACGAACAATATTACAGCCCAAAATTCGGCGTATCCACGGAAGTTGTCAACGAAATGGAAACACCTATTATTTGAGGAGGCTTATAAATGAGAAACGACATCAGCTTCAGGCTGTGGGGAAGGTATGCCTTATTCACCGACCCGGTGACAAAAACCGGAGGGGAAAAATGCAGTTACCATGTACCTACCTATGAAGCGATCAAAGGCGTTTTAAAATCCATTTACTGGAAACCCACAATTGTCTGGTATGTGGATAAAATCAGGATCATCAAATCTATTCAAACCCAAACCAAAGGAACAAAGCCCCTGGTCTGGGGCGGAGGGAACTCCCTGGCCATCTATACATTTCTTCATCAAGTAGAATATCAGGTCCATGCCTATTTCGAATGGAATGACTTTCGCCCGGAGTTAAAAAAGGATCGGATCGAAGGAAAACATTTTAACATCGCCAGAAGAATGCTTGAAAAAGGCGGGCGACAGGATATTTTTCTGGGAACCCGGGATTGTCAGGGGTATGTGGAGCCCTGTCTTTTTGGTGAGGGAGACGGCGCCTATGATGAAATTGAAGAACTAAGCTTCGGCTTGATGTTCCATAGTTTTGATTATCCGGATGAAACCGGGAAAAAAGAATTGTGTACCCGATTCTGGCAGGCTGTCATGAAAAAAGGGGTTCTTTATTTTCCCAGACCGGAGGCTTGCGACAAAAAACGATTTATCCGCAAAATGGAACCTAAGCCATTTGGACTCGGAGATAATGTCTTACCCGTGGATAAAGAGGAGGCCTTGTTATGAGTTGGATGGCCAAACTTTACGACACCTATGAGACGGGTATGAGTTTAGACTTGCCAGACGAAAATAAACTAATGCCAATCAGTCACACGTTGCAAAATGCGCATATCAACATTGTTATTGATATTAATGGCTGTTTTAAAAGGGCTGCGGTTCTCGAAAAGACACAGGTCGTATTGCCTGCAACAGAAAAATCAGCAGGACGTTCAAGTGGAGAAGCGCCCCAT from uncultured Desulfobacter sp. includes these protein-coding regions:
- the cas5c gene encoding type I-C CRISPR-associated protein Cas5c, whose amino-acid sequence is MRNDISFRLWGRYALFTDPVTKTGGEKCSYHVPTYEAIKGVLKSIYWKPTIVWYVDKIRIIKSIQTQTKGTKPLVWGGGNSLAIYTFLHQVEYQVHAYFEWNDFRPELKKDRIEGKHFNIARRMLEKGGRQDIFLGTRDCQGYVEPCLFGEGDGAYDEIEELSFGLMFHSFDYPDETGKKELCTRFWQAVMKKGVLYFPRPEACDKKRFIRKMEPKPFGLGDNVLPVDKEEALL